Part of the Mus caroli chromosome 1, CAROLI_EIJ_v1.1, whole genome shotgun sequence genome, CTGGATAATGCTGGTCCCAAGAACCAAGGGCTGCTAAATGAAAATCCCAGTGCTAGATGCTTTCCAGCATAAGTACCCCAGTGTAAGATACTTCCTTCTGAGCTGTGCTCCTCTTGCTATTCCTTTCGGTTACCTACTAGAACTAATTGGTAATAAGACTTTATTGCTGAAGAGAACATATATTTTGCTTGGTGGCAaggtaaataaaaatcaaagtacaACTCAGTTGGAAGCATCTCTTTGCTGGCTGTCATAAAGCTGAAGGTGTTACACCAGATGCTGGGGGAGAAAAGGGTCCTACCAAGCTGTGAGCCCTACAATGTACAATAccaacctgccaggcaagattTGTGCACAGCTGCACTCGTGGTATCGCTGTAATAAGGGTACTAACTATTGTCTGCTTAGATTCCAAACTCAGTTCAAGAGAGAATTCATATTTGGCACTGTAAACACAGTAAAAAACCCAAGGCTATGGAGGACTTAGGTCCTAGAGTTGACATTAGTTTAGCTAACTGTCACAGTGCCGtgctgtcttctaaatatttgcatttatacCTATAGGTAAACACTAATCTGCTGTCCCCATCCTTAATCACAGAAGCCTCTTTTTGCAATGAAATGAATTGGGGGGTAAATACAGAACAGATGGCTCTCAAAGTGCCCGGAACCAGGGATGACTGAATGCTCATTCCTACACAGACATCTACACTACTCCCTCTAAGGTTCAAAGGTCATTGAGGAAGAGGACATGGAAAGGATGTAAAGAGCCTGACAATGACAAGGGCAGTAAatactgtcttctggacatgacacaGCGAATGCAGAAAGAATCTCAAAGGTTGTCTGCCTACAGGGGACCTAGTGATAGTCAATCACGGATGGAAAGAGGCTCAGGTGGAGTCTGGCCTCCACTCTGGGTACTGGCAGACTGTGAGAAAGAGACAATCGTCCTTTCCAGAGGTGTCTGCACTGAGGAGCCTACCAAGCTCCAGTGACTACTCTCAAGCGTACTGCCATACAGGCGATCCCGGAACTCAGTGGATctccaaacacataaacaaacaaacagcgtGAAAAAGTCAAGGATGTGGGAAAAGGACTTGTAGAGAGGAGAAAAGATAGCCATAGTGATCAGAGTGTGCTGTATACAAAGTGTATGAAACTCAATAAAGAACAAactcaataaaaattattaaaaagaaacaaaggcagatcAGAGGTCAGGTGAGAGGCTCAATATAAAGTGTAAGAATCCAGACTGCATTGACAGATGTTTAGCAAGTTGATCacatgtttcaaaatgaaaattaaaaaccagaagtgttaaaacaaaaacccaaagaaacaaccaaccacaaacaaaacacactcaGAGTACTGGAGCAGAAGGGTCTAAAGTCAAGACCAGTTGGAGTTAGCTAGCACAGTAAGAGCCTATATTataaacaggtgtgtgtgtgtatgtgtatgggggggtGCTTCTTGGTGCTGACTATAACCAATAAATGACAATATAACTTCTTTcaaaacagacttttaaaagagTACCTAAAACTACCAGGGTCTTTACCTGCAAACcctaaatgaagaaaggaaagaaatgaggagaaGGGGCTTTGAAAATTCAATTTTTGAGTTAACAAAATTACATGTAAGGAATTTAATGGCCTAAGGAGCAGAGTGTTACCACAGGACTGAAAACCAGCATATCTACCCCTACTCTAAGCTCACAATTGCTGCCCTGGTATCTCAGCAACTGGGCCAACATTTAGACTGAGTGAGACCATCAGAGTTGATGGCAGAGAGGTTGTAGGCTGCCTTGTTACCGCATGTTTCAGAAAGGATACAGCACTGGCATGATTTATACCCACGAACACCGCCACGCAGCGCATGACACTGGACCACTCTCTCTTAAATTTATGAGGTTCTCCTAGATGCCTGTCAATGCAGGGGTACAACAGCCCAATCACAGCtgtggaaagaataaaaaaagtaaGTCATCGGCGGCACTGCACTGGCAGCCAGTAAGTTACACAATCACCACAGCCACTGCTTTCTAGATTCTTCCAACAGGGAGACTTACCCAGATGACTGGCCACCACTGCATCTTTAAACTTACCTTCCAAGGGAACCGAGAGTGGCAGCACACTGCAGAAAGCTGTGAAGAAGCTGCAGCACTCTACAGGCAACACACACTGAGGAGTGACTCATAAGGAGCCAGAGACACTAACTCACGTAGTTCCTAACAGTACCTTAGAGACCCGAAAGCCCCAACGCAGTCCACAGTATGTTCTCCTCAAACAACACAGTACTTAAATATGCTATAAACACATAGGATCTAAAGAGAAGCCAGAGGGTAGACTTGTGAGCTCACTCAACCTTGTCCCCTCTGCACTAGGCTCCCAAGGTCCTGACCATCATGTGATGCAGATCAGCCCTGCCTGGCTTCCTGTCTGTGCCCAGCAATCTCCTGACTCTGCTGTCCACCTCATCTTCTCACAGACCTCTCAGGTACGGCTCTTTGTacacacagaaaggagaaaggatatGGTGAGAATTACAAATTTGctaggcatggcagtgcacacctttatccCTAGCACTGGAGGAAAAAGCAAGAAGATcacggagttcaaggtcatcttagtCTACTTAACACATAGTCAGAccactgtcttaaaaacaaatttacagaTAACATGTAAATTTGCTGTTAAAAGGTAAGAAAATGTCATCTCAGTGGACAGCTCTTGGTTTGAGAAACAACATTCTTGACTAGCAAGATATCCATGACTAAGATCTAAACCATTCTCAGTCTATCCATAACTTAGTTAATAACAAAGACAagaaatttatgtgtatattttgtgcATGTTTCTGAATGTGTTCACGAAGCCATgtagaaaccaaagaaaaagccAGGGTGTCATTGCTCAGCCACCACCTACCTTGTTgtctgaaacaggatctctcactgacctggaactcaccaagtaggctggGTTGGCAGCCCAGTAAGCCCCAGAGCCCCAGCTGCAGCCACCTCGTCTGCACTGAATTACATGCAGGCACCACCCTATCTAGCGgttttctttctcccagcccttcccgcttttcttccctttcctttgttttgaatGTGAGTTCTGAGGGGTCAAACCAAATGCTAACAAGGCAAGCACTGCACTGACTGACCTATCTCCCAAGCCACAAGAACATTTTTTGATTTGGTAACGATTATTTGTTAAATTTGTGTCTACATATGCACGTGTGCCTGctagtatgtgcatgtgcatttgggtgcccacagaggctagaagcatAGGATCTCCAGAAGTACAGGAGAAGGGGGGAAGCCACCCAGTATGGATGCagggaaacaaactcaggtcaggtcctctaaaagagcattAAACACTCTTAACTGTTGCACCATCTCTCCACAAAAGCAcacatccttttaaaaatttaaaatgtaaaattaaaaaggtaaaaggaaaaggaaaactggaAAGTAATTAGTATTAGaaagcacaggcacacagagcAATGGAACAGCATGCAGAAGAGACAACCTGGCTCCTTTCACCTAGAAATGAGATTGGAGCACTGCGTTCTTTTTACCTCAGCTTTGGTGAGTATTGATGGCTCACAGACCATCCTGAGACCAGTGACAAATCACAGCAATGTAGAGATCCAATGGCTGCTAAAAATTGCAAATTTCAGGGCCTAGGTGATGGCTCAGTTTGTGAAATACTTGCCTTGCAAGCCCGAAGAACGGAGTGCAAACCGAAACAAGAAAATCTAAGGTGGGGTGTATCTGAGGAGGGACAACCCAGGGCATCCTTAGGCCTCTGCATACCACCAataggcacatgtacacacacaaagaaaacctacATTATGGTCCTGTTTAAAACACACTAATGAAAAATCCCATTGGTTTAAATGACAGAATTTCAAAGTTCTACATGATTAAAATGACAAGCGTGCCTAATAATTGAAACATGTCTAAATGATATTTTTTCCTCAAGGGCTGTCACAAAACAGCTCATTTGTCATTCCCCAATTCTCTgtataataaacacatacacatacatagatgaaTAGTGATATTGATGCACCTACCTACCTGTCATCTACCATCCTCCCATCTACTACCTACCtattatcatctattatctacctATGTATCAATTAATTTATCCTCAACCCCATGTCATCCTGCTCCTGTTTGCCTGTGCTTGAGTGAAAATGCAACCAGAACAGGTATTGCAAGTCAGTCTTCCTCAGCAGCTGATGCCACTGGTAAAGAATTATCACGCAGAGATGCTGGCATGTATGTGCAAAGGTGTAAATCAGTAAGACTGACTACGCAAGTGAGAGACAACTGAGAAGGGAAAGtgaaaacacaaagaaggaaTTTAAATGGCCATGCTGCCAACCCTGGGATTTGCCAATAAAAACCCCAATCTGTTGAGTATGCACGGTGCTCAGCTGCTCACTGAGGAAGGATTTGGGAAAGCTTGTCACTTCCCATtacatgtctttctttctttcctttaaataaagGCATGGCAGAGTCTGATAGGAGTATACACAGCACAGTGAGGCTCCACTGTCTGAGAGCTCAGTGGAGTATGtctgggcttcctcttctctctctgcacctttttttttttaaaaacaagagacTTAAAATCATGCTGTGTAAAATCATATGCAAATACAATCCTGCCTAATCAGATGGTTCTCAGATGTAAAATCACATGTCTTCTGATGTCTTTAAGTGATTCCCAGTAACAGTCTGCCAAGACTGAAGACAAAGGGGGTTTGTGAAGCACTGGTAGTAAGCCATCACTCTCTCAGGATACTGTGCTCAGTGCAGTGAGGCAGGAAAGGAACAGTTAAATTAGGCATCTAGCAACAAGGGGGgctgaaaaaaaaacacagtactCAGCAAGACACACTTCCATGGAAGACTACAACAGAGGCAGGTCATGATTTCATTCAGCAACTACTTAAGCCCTATAATGTATCTGGCTCTTGATTATTTCCTGGGGATTTAaagagggctagggagatggctgagtttgtaatgtgcttgctgtgtaagcccAAGGATCTGAGTCTGATCTTCAGaatctattcacacacacacacacacacacacacacacacacacacacgcacacatgcacacacgcagcAGGCACGGTGGTGTACACTTGAAACCCCTTTGTACTATGAAGCAGCttcctggggtttgctggccagcccagcctaccctacttggtgagttccatgccagtgaaagactgtctcaaagacaaaataatgccaccaccaccagcaccaagGTAGATGGCATCTGAGATGTAGCAGTTGAACTTGTCCTCTGGCACGTGTGCGTGcaccaacacacagacacacgtgggcacagacatgtacacactaATAAACAAGAGGATGTGTTTCCATGGCAAAGTGACGGACACTACTGAATGCTGTTAAGTCCTGACTGGATATGGAGGGGTTCTTACTCTGTTCCTGCACATGAGGAGAAATAAGGTGTTGGGCTGTCTAGAAAGTTTCCATACAAGTGACCCTGCAGGCAGAAGGGAGgaaacaatctcacagcagagGGAGGACTAAGGACTGAAGGACTAAGGTACATCCAGAAACCAGCAGCATTACCAGGACACTCTAAGGCTCGACATGAAGGGGAACTTGGGGTCCAGAAAGAGTCAGAGTATTACAAAATGTCACAAGAAGGCTTTAACCCTGAGCATGGTAGTGAATCAGGAAAACCACGCCACCACATTGTGTCAGAGACAATCATTCTTATATCCCAGAGAGTTCAACAGAACACAGACAAGTGGTGTCAGTCAAAATCAAGGTAGGAAAAATCTCTAAGCCCAGGGAATTGGGGCCAAGACACCAATAGACCAGTGTAAACTCTGTAGGCTCACCTTGGACGGTGGGaacaaggaaggacagagacctCTCCAAGAAAGAGGTGAGAACTGTTTAACTAGCAGGATCCTTTAAATGACCTTCTCAGGCTTACCTATCTGTGTGATTTTTGAGGTAACTTCTCTACTTCTTTTACCCACAATACAGAAATTGTCTTTTGAAGTATTTATTCTTTAGAGCTGGTAATGTTAAACCTCTAGTCCCAGTACCCAGGAAATGAAAGCAGgacaatcagaagttcaaggctagtctcacctacagagtgagttggagGCCTCATGGcatgcattattttatttcttaattataacAAGACAATAGGAGGATATAATTGATAAAGGCTCCTTGGGGACTCTCCAGAACACAGAGCTGGTGAGTTCACAAGCCCCAGGGCtgaacctactactattattttgctaagtggACATCTTATCAAGCTACCCTGTAAACCTTCATCACTATAGCCATAGACTAGTAGAGCTGTCACTTCTCATTGGAGAggtttctttgtgcagtagaTGGCAGTTAACACAAAAAAGAGAGAGTGTCTGTAGActgctcagccacaaatggggCATCTATGTCACAGTCCCTCACGCCAAGGCTTAGGAACTATCAAAGAAGTCAGGATAGAAAGACTATGAGCACCAATGGTCAGGGAGGATCCTGATGAGACTATCTTTTGGGCATTACAGGGCTGTTATACTAGTGAACTCACAACAGCTGCCGCCGCCTGCATATGAAGAAGCCTGTCAATGGTCCAGCACAGAGCAGGAAACAGTTTCCCTAGTTGAAGAGTTACtgacagctgagagagagagaatcagttttctttaagcatGTGGCCCCAAGCAGGTCAGCCACTATCCAATGGATTGGTATATAGGAAGCACAAATTGTACTTGGACTCTGTGAGATTACAAAAGAGGGGTCAAGAGTAAGAATATGAAGCTGGGATGTGGGAGGGGATAAGGCAGGAGTAAGAAGtgaatataaacaaaatgtaCTAGATGTGATGGCTATGGGAGCACAGgtctttactctcagcactcaggaagtgaaGGAAGGTGGATCTTTGAAGAGTTttggccaacctggtctatagtatgtgttccaggccagagttacacagtgggatcctatctcaaaacaaacaaacaaacaaacaaacaacaaaattctCATACAGTTAAtttcatatgaaattctcaaacagtTAATACAAATCTTGTGTTtacttgaaatatatacatatacaaatacatgtggACAAAACAGGTTGTGTTTCTATATTTagagagtagagggagggagggagggagggagagagggagagagagagagagagagaaataatctaaaaaaaaaaataggggtcATGAAACTGAGAGAGTAAGGCAAGGATAGAGAATGGGAAAaccaaacatattttaattaaaaaaaatacagaaatcccCCCCAAAATATtctcttggaaaaagaaaaaaggaggaagagaagaaaaagggagaataATCCAAAGAAACTTGTGAGACTTCCCCAGCAATGCCTCAAGAAGCCACTGGCTTCCTAGGGACAGGTGACTCCTGTTTCTTTACAGTAAAGTGATGAACCTGGAGACCCTGGTGTGGATAGCTGATAGGTCTAAGAAACTTAAGTCAGGGGGATGCAGACTAAGCTACATCTTGGAGAGGGAAAAAGAGCTAGTAGCTACTGGGAATGTATCGTCTTCTGAGTTTAAGTAAAGGAAAATACAAGTAAATTTGCAGATAGAGCAAAGAATAAGCTACAAGTTCTATTGTCTATCTGGACCACTTCTTAGAGAATGATAACCCGGGGAAACCAGGCAGTGATGACTTCCCTTCCTGACTGCAAGAATATCCATCTGTTCATGTAGCAGGGTTACATCATTGTTCAGCAGGTTTCACAAAATTACTTGAAGATATCCTACAAGTCAACCTCAGCTTTGGACAGACATGCCTGCAACCTCTAGCTCTAGGATGTAGGACAAAAGTACCCATGTGTGTCATAAAGCATTCATGTACACTAAGCATACACAGTCAGAATTACAATCATCTTCTCCCACATGGCTATGACTACCTTCTATTACTTGTTATATAAAGCACGGTTGACCCACTGACCTTGGCATTAGATACAACTAAAGAGCTGTCCATTATAGAAGCTCACCGTCATTTGAACATCAGGACATGTTTCACTTAACCATTCCTGAGAATGGTCAAAGTCATTCTAGGAAGACTACTAGGATTTTAAGCTAAGACAGTCTACCTCATTGATGTCTTCCAGTATTTACTATTCTTCTGCTACATTTAAAAACCAGGCAGCAAGGATAAAAGCATacacaaaaatctaaaaatacaaCATCAAATTCTCAACTTGAATAAAATTATTCTACTTATTAAGTTTGTGTTTGcttatataaaaatgttaaacagcagtgaatattatcaaaataactTAGAGATGTTAAATGCTTCACCCCTAAGAGAATTGGCTTTATGGCTCAGTTGAAAAGGTTCAGGAATCAGGCACCGAGAGTACCTACTGGTTGACTCCAAGGACAACAGAGCAAGCAGAGATAAGCCTGGAGGACAGAAAGCAGAGCCACTGCAGCCTGAAGCTGGGATACAAAGGAATGAGGTTAGTGCCTGGGTATGACAGAAATGCCACCGTGGGGGAGCAGGACACACTATGTGACTGCATGCACAGGCCAAGAACATCAAACTTCACTCACAGAGGTCCACTGCactctatttaattttatatcctcaGTGAGGGGGTAAAGTGCTTCCCACAAAAGCATGAAGACCTCAAGCCAGATCCTTAGCATCTATTATAGAGTCACTACGGTGACAcacgcctgtaaccccagtgctagggaggtgaagacaggcagTCCCTGGAGCTCAATAGCCAGCTAGTCTACCCAGTCAGTCTacccaggtttagtgagagattgtctcaaaaaacaatttagagaataattgaggaagacaaccaacattgacctctggcctcaacGTGCAGACATACATACGTTCATGCACACCACCCACATGTGCAGCCACGCATGTGTGTACGCAtgcgcgtgcgtgcacacacacacacacacacacacacacattgttacTTAAGCAATACCTCATTCACGTGTAAGCGACACAGAACTGCCTTGCGCATACCTGAGGCTGTGCCGCAGCATGGTGGTACCCACCAGGCAGATGAAAAGATGCTCGTGATCACATCTGGTGGGAAAAGTGTCACGTTTCTCTGAATCTGAAGCAAGTTCAACACTAATGCCAGGAACACTCCAATGAAGAAGAGTACCACCCCGCGGATCACCACGTTCACACTCTGGCTGGTGACAGAGGAAATGTATGGGCCACACTTTTTAGGCCGAGGTGACTCCGTCTCTCCTTCCGCCATGGTTTCATAAGTTCAGTAGGCCTAAGCCGTAAAACAAAATGTGGCTTCCCAGTGGAAAAGGTGAACTGTGAAGTGAAGCAGACCAATGTTTCAATGGTACATCTTGTCTGAACGTGGGACCTACCAGAAATCCtacaagagataaaaataaagaatcagCCTGGGTCTGATACAGGACTGCACACGTTTTCACACTTCAGTACTAGTTAAGCGGAAACAGAATGAAACAATAAATGTGTTcactaatttatttaaattatttacttaattaagaaaatccttTAAAGGAGTCTTTATATGCATGTTGTAAAAAAAATGTTGCATGTGTATCTACTAGGATACAACAAGTGACTTAAGAGACCTCATCtagagctagagaggtggctcagcagtaagaggtcatgcagaggacctaggttcccagcccccacatgacagctcacacaCGCCtctagctccagttctaggggagtgatgccatcttctgggctctgtggacaccaggcatgcatgtgatacacatacaaatatggaggcaaaacaatcataaatataaaacacacacaaatctttaaaaaagagagggtTGTCAACAATAGGGTCTGCGATGAAAGCTCAGTGATAAAGTGCTTACAGCACAGGTCCGTGGACCTGGATCTGATCTAAGCCCTTATATAAAAAATCCAGGTGTGCTGACAAGCATCTGGGATGCCAGGgatgaagagggagagacaggaggatccttcAGGCTCTCTGGCTGGTCTAGCTCTGTCACAAAACCACATTGGAGGACTAAGGCAGATCCCACTGTCTACCTCTGGCATGCACTATGCTGCTGTGCCAGTAGgggaagcagaagaaaagcaCCAAGAGAATGCAGCACAACCCAGTGACCACCTTTAAGGGGCAGCCTGGGGGTTCATTCACTCCTCTAACTAAGCCGACTGCTGGGCTCCAGCTAGGATCTCCCCAAGAGACTGCTGTGTTGTCAGTTTAGGGCTCACTCTTGTTGGGAGATGAGATTGGGAAGAGGTAGGATCTAACCCAGAGGCGAAGGTGGGGTTATGTGGGGGTACATGCTTATAACAATGAtcaagaatttaatttttaaggcatttttattagatattttcttcatttacatttcaaatgctatccccaaagtcccctatactcccccaccctgctccccaacccacccactcccgtttaTCAGTTTTAAACGTAGGGCATCATTAGTAACTCTGAATTGAACCAACATTGATTTTTAACCCTTAATATGTCTGACTCCATTACATCTCCTTCAAGGTCTCCTTCCCATTTGTCcctctcaaactcatggcctaTTTTACTCAATTATTATTGTCACATACATGTGTACTTGTTATcagtacataaatataataactaCAACCTGCTGAGTTGATTGAGTTCAAGTTATAACCATATGAAATGGGGTCCATTCCGTTGGACACATTGTATTAAACAATAGAATTTCCATACCTAGAGAAAATC contains:
- the Insig2 gene encoding insulin-induced gene 2 protein isoform X1 — protein: MAEGETESPRPKKCGPYISSVTSQSVNVVIRGVVLFFIGVFLALVLNLLQIQRNVTLFPPDVITSIFSSAWWVPPCCGTASAVIGLLYPCIDRHLGEPHKFKREWSSVMRCVAVFVGINHASAKVDFDNNFQFSLTLAALSVGLWWTFDRSRSGFGLGVGIAFLATVVTQLLVYNGVYQYTSPDFLYVRSWLPCIFFAGGITMGNIGRQLAMYECKVIAEKSHQE